The Mesorhizobium sp. AR10 genome includes the window CACGGCGCGCCTGTACTGATCCGCGTTTTTCTTCAGCCAGGCGCTGCGTTCCAAAATGGTCTTGCCGGGGATTTTCGGGAGCCCCTGCGTTACCAGCCGGAATGTCTCACCGCACGTGTGCAACTCGACAGTGTTCAAAAACCTCTCGTACTTCATATCACTCCCCAAAACGGTATCTCTCGCTAGTCCGTCACGGAGGTAGCGGGCAGGCAACATTGACCAGTGCCCACCTTGAGGCGCAGGCCTCAAGGCAAGGTATCTTCGGACAAAATGAACCTTACATAATATATCGTATACGATAAACGGTTGACGTCAAGGGCAAAAGTTGCCGGTTCGAAAGCCGATGTAGGATTTCCGGCTGTGGGAGGGAGTGCGGAACCTGGAAATGTCTATTTGCGAATGTTTGCCAGCAGGGACGCGCATGCCTTGGTGATGTGGTCATGCAGCAATTGTGCCGCTCGATCGGCATCTCCGTCGCGACAAGCCGCAAGAATTTCGCGGTGTTCCCTGTCATCAATGCCAGTTCCGCCCTGAAGCGTGATCTGGATGCGTAGATAGCGCTCTATCCGGTCGTTAACGGACCGAATAAGGTTCATCAGGAAGGTTCGGTTGGCGTCTTCGTAGAGGCAGGAGTGGAACTGCCAGTTGAGCTCGGCCCATCGCGCAACGTTCGTCTCCCGGGCGAACGCATCACAATATTCTTCAGCCCGCCGGAACGTCTTTGCCGTCATGTGCGGCACCGACAATTTCAAGGCGCTCGACTCCAGCATGGCTCTTACTTCGAAGATCTGCGCTATTTCGGGCTCCGAAACACTTCTGACGACAGCGCCACGGTTGCGTTGGAACTCCACCAGGCCTTCGGCTTCGAGACGCTTGAGCGCTTCCCGAACCGGTATCTTGCTGACATCGAACAGTTTCGCGACGTCGTCCTGACGGATGGGTTCCCCCTCGTCAAACTCGCCCGTGATGATGGCTTCCCGCATGTGCTTGGCGATGAGGTCGGAGGCCGTCGGTGCGGAACCGAGAGATGGCAGACCTGCGGGGTTCAGGGGCAATGGTATCTCCAGGTCCGCAAGTTACAGCGCGTCCGTGAAACTGTCCGATCTAGAGCTTGGTCGCAGAACATATCTGCAGTTGGTGTTTACCTTGCACATCGCCGGTCGAATCTCAAAACGTATACAATATTCCACTTAGTGTTGAGTTAATCGGATGTCCAGTACCAAGGGCTCCCCGAGGAGGGCCCGGGGGGCCGGGACAATCCGAACTCCCGTTGACAAATCGGATAGCGTATACGATATTCGATCCTGCGCGATATGTAGCGTAGGCGTTTTGCCGTTGCAAGCTGTTGTCTGCGTCATCACCGAAGACCGGCTTGGTGTCTCTCGTATTGGTACGACATGCTCAATTCCCACAATCCTCTGCCGGCAGTCATCGGCTACGTGACGCCCCTCAGTGCGAAAGCCGGTGAGATTCTTCAGTTCAAGATTTCGTCGGCGGGTAACCGTGATGTAGCGGCAAACGTCTTCAGGTTGGACTGCTGCGACCCAAATCCGGCTGGCCCGGGAGTAAAGCGCGAGCGGGTCGAATTCGGATTGGAGCGGAGGTATCGGGCGGTCGAGCAGAGGGCTCATTTGGGCTCCTGCGCAATTGGACCCTTTCCAAAACGCCCTGAAATTCAGGGCCTGGTCATCAGCCTTGTCGTCCAGCCAAGACTTTCAAGTGCCTCTAGCCAGACCATTTTCTCGCTGCAGAATTCCGATGGCTCAAAGGGCTTGGCCCTGGTTCTGGTCGACGGAAATCTCTTTCTCAAGGCGCTGCGGAAACCTCAGGTAACCATCGACCTGAAACTCGATCTGCGATTGAACGAATGGACCAAGCTCAACGTCACCTTCTACGAGAACGGTGTCTCCGCTCGCAGGTCCGTCATCCACACCCGCGAAAACTCAGAAGTCGCTGTTGCAGCGCACGACGTTTTGAATGTGCTTCGCGAAGTTGATCACACTTGCTTCGCGGCAACCTGGATTGGGCATCCCGAAGACTGCTTCAATGGATCGATCGAAGCACCTGTTGTAAGCGACGCCAGCGGTGATGTCCTGGCCAGTTGGACCCTCGCGAATACCATCGGCCGCGAATGGGTTGAGGACAATGTCGATCGGTCGCGCCGTCTTACTCTGATCAACATGCCGATGCGCGCTGTCCGGTCTTCAAGCTGGACCGGCCGCGACATGGATTGGAAGGTTGCGCCGCAGGACTATGCCGCGATCA containing:
- a CDS encoding N,N-dimethylformamidase beta subunit family domain-containing protein codes for the protein MLNSHNPLPAVIGYVTPLSAKAGEILQFKISSAGNRDVAANVFRLDCCDPNPAGPGVKRERVEFGLERRYRAVEQRAHLGSCAIGPFPKRPEIQGLVISLVVQPRLSSASSQTIFSLQNSDGSKGLALVLVDGNLFLKALRKPQVTIDLKLDLRLNEWTKLNVTFYENGVSARRSVIHTRENSEVAVAAHDVLNVLREVDHTCFAATWIGHPEDCFNGSIEAPVVSDASGDVLASWTLANTIGREWVEDNVDRSRRLTLINMPMRAVRSSSWTGRDMDWKVAPQDYAAITFHSDDLSDCKWETTIAIEVPAEVPSGVYGLLVDNGVGTDIIPFYVLRNPELPRQRILFLAPTFTYMAYANHARGNFSGALEARVKEWNAFPHNPDNIGAFGCSTYNRHPDGSGVTLSSRLRPIMTMRPQYLTYFDANGSGMRHFSADSHLTDWLRVKGFSFDVLTDEDLDRDGADACPGMMWSSRGRIRSTTPVRHLMRSSPTGREAAS
- a CDS encoding GntR family transcriptional regulator, with amino-acid sequence MPLNPAGLPSLGSAPTASDLIAKHMREAIITGEFDEGEPIRQDDVAKLFDVSKIPVREALKRLEAEGLVEFQRNRGAVVRSVSEPEIAQIFEVRAMLESSALKLSVPHMTAKTFRRAEEYCDAFARETNVARWAELNWQFHSCLYEDANRTFLMNLIRSVNDRIERYLRIQITLQGGTGIDDREHREILAACRDGDADRAAQLLHDHITKACASLLANIRK